Below is a genomic region from Echinicola rosea.
TTCTGTTTTCCTTATTTCATTCTCTATTGTATAAATCCGCTGGATGGATTTGCTCACACGAATGATTCCCATGTCGGTATCTACATCTTCCCAGGAGAGGGCACAGACCTCACCGATACGTAGACCAGTACTCAAACAAATATAAATGCCCAGATTTCTGAAAGTAAAATGCTGCTGTATATGCTGCATGATCTTTTTCTGCTGGGACTTGCTCAGAACTTCTATATGTTGTTTTTCTCGTTCTGTTGGAAACCGGATATCCAATGGGCTATCTCTAAGCCACTGGTTTTTCACACCGAATTTCAAAATCATTTTCAAAACAATCAGCATATCTTTTACGGTTTTCTGGCTAAGACCTTGGTCCAATTTTCGGAAAATAAAATCCTGGACCCTACTTTCACTGAGTTGACATTCATTACCAAATTCCGGAAGGATATGATTTTCGATCAGCAGTACATAAGCCGAAAAGCTGGACTTTTTTACATATTGCTTTTTGTCAGTTTTCCATAATGTGATCACTTCCGAAATAGTCATTTGTTTTAACATGTTTTTTAGTTTTAAGATAAATAAGGCCAAAGGAAGTCAAACTAGGCTATAGAACCTTGAGGAGGATAAATCATCTAGTTTCCCCCTTTGAGATTTCACAAGAATAATAAGGAGTGGGTCAGAAAGAAGATAGGAGAGATATCATCTATATCATCTGGAGGGACTCCAAGTCGTGGAAAATATGAATTTTGGGGTGGAAACATTCCATGGATTACAACTAGCTTAATAGATTTTAATGAAATCCAACGAGCAGAAGAATATATTACAAAAGAAGGGTTAAACCAATCCTCTGCTAAACTATTCCCAAAAGGAACAATACTGATGGCAATGTATGGACAAGGGAAAACGCGAGGTAAAGTTGCAATTTTGGGAATCGAGGCAACAACAAATCAAGCATGTGCAGCTATCAAAGTAAAACAGGGAATGGATGCCAGATTCCTTTATACCTATTTGGAAAAGGAATATGACAGAATAAGGAATATAGCGAACGACGGAGGACAACAAAATCTAAGTGCAAGTCTTATTAAAAGCTATAAAATAAGTCTGCCAAACTTAAATGAACAAGTAAAAATATCCTCCTTTCTTTTGTTAATTGATCGACGTATTAACACCCAAATCAAAATCATTGAGGAGTTGCAGTCCCAAAAGAATTCTCTAAGCAAAAAATTATTGTCATGTCAAGTTCGTTTTTTGGAACACATTGAAAAGTGGAAGGAGGTTAAGATTGGTGATGTTGTCAAAATTGGAAGCGGTAAAGATTATAAACATCTAGCTGAAGGAGAAGTACCTGTGTTTGGAACAGGTGGGTACATGACATCCGTTGATTCCTGCCTTTATGAGGGAGAAACCGTATGTATTGGCAGAAAAGGAACCATAGATAAACCATTCTACTATAATGGAAAGATCTGGACCGTCGACACTTTGTTTTTTACTCATTCCTATAAGAGCATTTTACCTCGATTCCTATTTTATGTTTTTGAGCAGATAAATTGGTTGAAATTTAATGAAGCCTCAGGGGTGCCAAGTCTTTCGAAAAGTACCATAGAGAAAATTGCAATTAAAATCCCAAGTGTTAAAGAACAACAAAAAATCACCACCACTTTATTCGCAATAGATCAAAAAATAGATCTTGAATCCAAACATTTAGAGCTATTGAAGCAGCAAAAGCGATATTTCTTGCAAAATTTATTTATATAAACAGGTTTTGTAAAAAGTATTTTTTCTGGCTTTGGTACTGGATTAAGATTTCCTTTTCTGCCTCTATCTTCTTGTCAAAGGATGAGAGAAAATTGGCGATTTTGGTTTGTTCGTCAGTATTTGGAATTGAAATTTTTGTATTGAAAAAGTCAATAATCCCAATATTCAGTAACCCATGATTTCTTGCGCCTTCTTGGGCGTATTTTTCAATCTCACGGTTATGTAGGCCAGATTCAAAATAATGCTCCATAAATACTGTGTTTACGAAGGCGTTAAACCTGAAACAGATATAAAGTGAAGACACAACTCCATTATCGTATCGAGTAAGCTTTTTAATTGCGCCCATTGGGTACCCATCAGAATAACTTTTATTATAAGCAAAGTCATTATTTTTCATTAAATAGTATCCTTTAAGATCTTTGGCTGTGAACATACCCCAAAAATTGGGACAGTAAATTAAGTTAAAAATTTACCTTTAAATTTACTGTGATGACCACAAGAAGAAAATTTACATCGAAGTTCAAGACCAAGGTGGTTTTGGAATTGTTAAAAGAGCGCTCGTCTCTTGCTGAGCTGGCTCAGAAGTACGAACTGTCACCCCAGCAACTGAGCAACTGGAAGCGGGAATTTCTCAATGGAGCTGAAGAGGTTTTTGAAAAAAGCAGCAAAAACAAGAAAAACCCTGCCGATGAGGAAAAAGACCAGCTGCTCAAGACTATCGGCAAGCTCAAAGTTGAGAATGATTTTTTAAAAGACGCCTTGCGCTAGAACCTCTGGCAAAACGACGCAGCATGATACGCAAGGGTCATACCGAACTGAGTCTAAAGGCTCAATGCAACATCCTCAATGTCCATCGTTCTGGGATCTATTATCGGCCCAAGCCGGAATCGGAGCTGAATCTGGAACTCATGAGGTTGATGGACGAACA
It encodes:
- a CDS encoding tyrosine-type recombinase/integrase, translating into MLKQMTISEVITLWKTDKKQYVKKSSFSAYVLLIENHILPEFGNECQLSESRVQDFIFRKLDQGLSQKTVKDMLIVLKMILKFGVKNQWLRDSPLDIRFPTEREKQHIEVLSKSQQKKIMQHIQQHFTFRNLGIYICLSTGLRIGEVCALSWEDVDTDMGIIRVSKSIQRIYTIENEIRKTELILDTPKTKNSIREIPISRDLLRLLKPIKKIMNPAFFVLTNEQKPTEPRTYRSYYQKFMEELNMTGLKFHGLRHSFATRCIESNCDYKTVSVLLGHSNISTTLNLYVHPNMEQKKKAIDKMAMALK
- a CDS encoding restriction endonuclease subunit S, with protein sequence MRFHKNNKEWVRKKIGEISSISSGGTPSRGKYEFWGGNIPWITTSLIDFNEIQRAEEYITKEGLNQSSAKLFPKGTILMAMYGQGKTRGKVAILGIEATTNQACAAIKVKQGMDARFLYTYLEKEYDRIRNIANDGGQQNLSASLIKSYKISLPNLNEQVKISSFLLLIDRRINTQIKIIEELQSQKNSLSKKLLSCQVRFLEHIEKWKEVKIGDVVKIGSGKDYKHLAEGEVPVFGTGGYMTSVDSCLYEGETVCIGRKGTIDKPFYYNGKIWTVDTLFFTHSYKSILPRFLFYVFEQINWLKFNEASGVPSLSKSTIEKIAIKIPSVKEQQKITTTLFAIDQKIDLESKHLELLKQQKRYFLQNLFI
- a CDS encoding restriction endonuclease subunit S → MKNNDFAYNKSYSDGYPMGAIKKLTRYDNGVVSSLYICFRFNAFVNTVFMEHYFESGLHNREIEKYAQEGARNHGLLNIGIIDFFNTKISIPNTDEQTKIANFLSSFDKKIEAEKEILIQYQSQKKYFLQNLFI
- a CDS encoding transposase, translated to MTTRRKFTSKFKTKVVLELLKERSSLAELAQKYELSPQQLSNWKREFLNGAEEVFEKSSKNKKNPADEEKDQLLKTIGKLKVENDFLKDALR